From Bradyrhizobium symbiodeficiens, the proteins below share one genomic window:
- a CDS encoding cysteine rich repeat-containing protein, with product MKIKSTKLAGIALAVIVMAGGAAFAQGTMAQQDACRPDVFRLCSSYIPDVGEIVACLRGNEVRLSTPCREVMFGERAEPERYVRSSRDRSNWEQ from the coding sequence ATGAAGATTAAGTCAACCAAATTGGCCGGTATCGCACTGGCCGTAATCGTGATGGCGGGAGGCGCCGCCTTCGCCCAGGGCACCATGGCGCAGCAGGATGCGTGTCGCCCCGACGTCTTCCGGCTGTGTAGCAGCTACATCCCCGACGTCGGCGAGATCGTCGCCTGCCTGCGCGGCAACGAAGTACGCCTCAGCACTCCTTGCCGCGAGGTGATGTTCGGCGAGCGGGCGGAGCCGGAGCGCTACGTGAGATCGTCCCGCGACCGGTCGAACTGGGAGCAATGA
- a CDS encoding alpha/beta fold hydrolase yields the protein MKLAFRSFAIATRCLTALACVAALALSAGIANAQTPFYQAYGNDLVGPPGTLIRSEPMMFAPAGAQAYRVLYRSTGLHGEPVAVSGVIIVPPGPAPAGGRPIVAWAHPTTGVVPHCAPSLAIFVFQQMAGLRQLIEQGVVVAATDYPGLGTPGPHPYLVGDSEARSVIDSVRAARELPGVGSGNMFAVWGHSQGGQASLYTGLIAKSYAPELRLVGVAAAAPATSLVTLMGDDFKTSGGKNLTAMTLWSWSRVFGAPIDKVVVPEAIPTVDRLAGECIESIFDIVARRRTEKPLEEQFLSVPNIANVEPWRSLATRNSPGALPSQIPLFLAQGTTDDLVRPEVTRAYMQRQCKAGGRVTMMWVPGVGHGLVARDSADAAVAWMMDRFSGRPAPSDCGRQSQASAQ from the coding sequence GTGAAATTAGCATTCAGATCCTTCGCGATCGCAACGCGCTGTCTCACGGCGCTCGCCTGCGTCGCCGCGTTGGCCCTGTCCGCAGGGATAGCCAACGCGCAGACGCCATTCTACCAGGCATACGGGAATGACCTGGTCGGACCGCCCGGCACCCTGATCCGTTCAGAGCCGATGATGTTCGCGCCCGCAGGCGCACAGGCCTACCGCGTGCTCTATCGCTCCACTGGGTTGCATGGCGAACCCGTTGCCGTATCCGGCGTGATCATCGTTCCGCCGGGGCCGGCTCCAGCGGGCGGCCGCCCCATCGTGGCCTGGGCGCATCCGACGACCGGCGTGGTTCCGCATTGTGCGCCGTCGCTCGCGATCTTCGTCTTCCAGCAGATGGCAGGGCTCCGTCAGTTGATCGAGCAGGGCGTCGTCGTGGCTGCGACCGATTACCCCGGCCTCGGAACGCCGGGTCCGCACCCCTATCTGGTCGGTGACAGCGAGGCGCGCTCGGTGATTGATTCCGTTCGCGCTGCAAGGGAGCTGCCTGGAGTGGGCAGTGGCAATATGTTCGCCGTCTGGGGACATTCGCAGGGCGGTCAAGCATCGCTCTATACCGGTTTGATTGCGAAGAGCTATGCGCCGGAGCTGCGTCTGGTGGGCGTCGCCGCGGCCGCGCCAGCCACGTCGCTGGTGACGCTGATGGGAGACGACTTCAAGACCAGCGGTGGCAAGAACCTTACCGCAATGACGCTCTGGTCGTGGTCAAGGGTATTCGGGGCGCCCATCGACAAGGTCGTTGTGCCCGAGGCGATCCCGACGGTCGATCGGCTCGCCGGCGAATGCATCGAATCGATCTTCGACATCGTGGCCCGGCGTAGGACCGAGAAGCCCCTGGAGGAGCAGTTTCTCTCCGTTCCCAACATTGCCAATGTCGAGCCGTGGCGGTCGCTCGCAACGCGCAATTCGCCTGGCGCCCTGCCTTCGCAGATTCCGCTGTTCCTCGCGCAAGGCACGACGGACGACCTCGTGCGCCCCGAAGTGACCCGAGCCTACATGCAGCGGCAATGCAAGGCAGGCGGCAGGGTCACGATGATGTGGGTGCCCGGCGTCGGTCACGGCTTGGTCGCCCGGGACAGTGCGGACGCGGCGGTTGCGTGGATGATGGATCGCTTCTCGGGCCGGCCGGCACCCAGCGACTGCGGACGGCAATCCCAGGCCTCGGCTCAATAG
- a CDS encoding ABC transporter ATP-binding protein yields MTRLVFELIRPYRGWLAIVFGAMLIEIAATLAAPWPLKLVIDDALGNHHLPHWLAWAHEYGGFGKHTLGVALFAGAATLAVAAIGAVASYVDNYFTTSVGQWVANDLRLRIYEHLHRLSLRYYDHAKIGALVSTITTDVTTIQNFASASTLDIAVDLITILFMVGVMFWLEWDFTLIAVAFTPLLLVFIFHFKKAVKAATRTVRVKQSELLSIVQRGLGSIRVTKAFGRQDIELARLEEASHATVAAALRARQIKSLMSPVVSMVVAICTAIVLWKGTSLIVAGTMTVGALTVYLAYLKQFFKPVKDLASMTSTVAQTTVALERIQTILSSDEVIKERDNAIDPGRVRGAITFDRVSFGYEKEEPVLHEVSFAIEPGQVVGIVGPTGSGKSTVLSLLPRFYDPLFGHIRIDGIDVVDFKLAALRSQIAFVLQDTVLFHGTVRENIAYGRPDATDDEILAAAKVANADEFITRMPLGYDSIVGERGDTLSGGQRQRIAIARAVIRNSPILVLDEPTAALDAESERLVIDALRQLMKGRTVIMIAHRLNTLIGADKIIVLKDGLVAEEGTQEELLARGGVFAELHRIHHQTSASGVAAAA; encoded by the coding sequence ATGACGCGGCTGGTGTTCGAGTTGATCCGTCCTTATCGCGGCTGGTTGGCGATCGTATTTGGCGCGATGCTGATCGAAATCGCCGCGACGCTGGCTGCACCATGGCCGCTGAAGCTCGTCATCGACGACGCGCTCGGCAATCACCATCTGCCACATTGGTTGGCGTGGGCGCATGAATATGGAGGCTTTGGCAAGCATACGCTCGGCGTCGCCCTGTTCGCGGGGGCCGCAACACTTGCGGTCGCTGCCATCGGGGCGGTCGCGAGCTATGTCGACAACTACTTCACGACCAGCGTGGGGCAGTGGGTTGCCAATGACCTGCGTCTTCGCATCTACGAACACCTCCATCGCCTGTCGCTGCGCTACTATGACCATGCAAAGATCGGCGCGCTGGTGTCGACCATCACCACGGATGTTACCACCATTCAGAACTTCGCGTCCGCTTCCACGCTCGATATCGCTGTCGATCTCATCACCATCCTGTTCATGGTGGGCGTGATGTTCTGGCTGGAGTGGGACTTCACTCTGATAGCGGTCGCGTTTACGCCGCTTCTCCTGGTGTTCATCTTTCATTTCAAGAAAGCCGTCAAGGCGGCGACACGCACGGTGCGTGTCAAACAAAGCGAATTACTGTCTATCGTGCAGAGGGGGCTGGGATCCATCCGTGTTACCAAGGCATTCGGGCGCCAGGATATTGAACTGGCCCGTCTGGAGGAGGCCAGCCACGCCACCGTTGCGGCGGCGCTTCGCGCGCGTCAGATCAAATCGCTGATGTCGCCTGTCGTCAGCATGGTCGTTGCGATCTGCACGGCTATCGTGCTGTGGAAGGGAACGTCGTTGATCGTGGCGGGAACAATGACGGTCGGCGCCCTGACGGTCTACCTCGCCTATCTCAAGCAGTTCTTCAAACCGGTGAAGGATCTGGCGAGCATGACCAGCACGGTCGCGCAAACCACCGTCGCCCTGGAGCGCATCCAGACGATCCTGTCGTCCGACGAGGTCATCAAGGAGCGCGACAATGCAATTGATCCGGGCCGGGTCCGGGGCGCGATCACTTTTGATCGGGTCTCCTTTGGATACGAAAAGGAAGAGCCTGTCCTTCACGAAGTGTCCTTCGCGATCGAGCCGGGCCAGGTCGTCGGCATTGTGGGGCCGACCGGGTCCGGCAAGTCGACGGTACTGAGCTTGCTGCCCCGCTTTTACGATCCGCTGTTCGGACACATTCGGATCGATGGCATCGATGTCGTCGACTTCAAGCTTGCCGCCCTGCGGTCTCAAATTGCCTTCGTGCTGCAGGATACGGTGCTGTTCCACGGTACTGTTCGGGAGAACATCGCCTACGGCCGGCCGGATGCGACTGATGACGAGATATTGGCTGCTGCAAAGGTTGCCAATGCCGATGAGTTCATCACGCGCATGCCGCTCGGCTACGATTCCATCGTTGGTGAACGCGGCGACACGCTTTCCGGCGGCCAGCGGCAGCGAATAGCCATTGCCCGTGCCGTGATTCGCAACAGCCCGATTCTGGTGCTGGACGAACCGACGGCCGCGCTGGATGCCGAATCGGAGCGCCTGGTCATTGATGCTCTGCGACAACTGATGAAGGGCCGTACCGTCATCATGATCGCGCATCGCCTCAACACTCTGATCGGCGCCGACAAGATCATCGTCCTCAAAGATGGATTGGTGGCGGAAGAGGGGACGCAGGAGGAACTGCTCGCCCGAGGTGGAGTATTCGCCGAATTACACCGAATTCACCATCAGACGTCCGCATCCGGCGTTGCCGCCGCCGCGTGA
- a CDS encoding phospholipase D-like domain-containing protein has protein sequence MSHRLIVLPDDTPDAIIDPINAARHALNVRMFLFTDPTLLNAVIAARRRGVNVRVMLNPARRDGTDENGAAREALLAAGVNVHHSSSEFAVTHQKSMVIDNRVGLVESLNWETRDLTQTRDYAIETTDKAEVAEMVRCFDADWGEKSFAPGPDSGLIWCPNNGRQRIAAFIDSARETLWLQNERYQDMVIIERLVRAVNRGVRVRIMARALHKLKSKKLFEGVSGLRIVHDVGAKVRTLKHLKLHGKIMIADDKRAIVGSINLSPGSFDDRRELAIETSSEHVIRRLAQTAQHDWKSSRKLRLSDEAVLADLEGHGVKDTWRLALAR, from the coding sequence ATGTCACACAGGCTGATCGTTCTTCCCGATGACACTCCCGACGCGATCATTGATCCGATCAATGCCGCCAGACATGCGCTGAACGTCCGGATGTTCCTGTTCACCGACCCGACGTTGCTCAACGCCGTCATTGCGGCAAGGCGCCGCGGCGTCAACGTTCGCGTCATGCTCAACCCGGCGAGGCGAGACGGGACCGATGAAAACGGCGCGGCGCGCGAGGCGTTGCTGGCAGCCGGCGTCAACGTGCATCACAGCAGTTCGGAGTTCGCCGTTACTCATCAGAAATCAATGGTCATCGACAACCGGGTCGGCTTGGTCGAATCGCTCAATTGGGAAACACGCGATCTGACCCAAACCCGCGACTACGCGATTGAGACCACCGACAAGGCCGAAGTTGCAGAGATGGTGCGATGTTTCGACGCCGACTGGGGGGAGAAGTCGTTCGCACCGGGACCGGATAGCGGCCTGATCTGGTGTCCCAACAACGGCCGCCAACGCATCGCGGCGTTCATCGATAGCGCGAGGGAGACGCTTTGGCTCCAGAACGAGCGTTACCAGGACATGGTGATCATCGAGCGGCTGGTGCGCGCGGTCAATCGCGGCGTTCGCGTCCGTATCATGGCGCGCGCACTTCATAAGCTGAAAAGCAAGAAGCTCTTCGAAGGCGTCAGCGGATTACGGATCGTGCACGACGTCGGCGCAAAGGTCCGCACGCTCAAGCATCTCAAGCTGCACGGCAAGATCATGATTGCCGACGACAAGCGTGCGATCGTCGGGTCGATCAATCTGAGCCCGGGGAGCTTCGACGACCGGCGCGAGCTTGCAATCGAGACGTCGTCCGAACACGTCATACGACGGCTGGCTCAGACCGCCCAGCACGACTGGAAATCTTCGCGAAAGCTGCGGCTGTCAGATGAGGCCGTGCTGGCGGATCTTGAAGGGCATGGTGTAAAGGATACGTGGCGGCTTGCCCTTGCTCGTTAG
- a CDS encoding LysR substrate-binding domain-containing protein, with the protein MQFRQLRYFVKIVDAGSFSRAASIVHVAQPALSQQIAELEGRLGVSLLQRSARGVRPTAAGEVLYEKASAILRRLDRLPSLVQSSGSEPVGHVNLGIASSLAAKLVAGVVEECRANLPKVALRVSDGDSLSLEQRTSSAALELAIVYEDGLTARLTRMPLFRQKLFLICSEPLSDNPSAISLEKLAGLPLVLPAPGNGRRDILDRMFADAKLPLKLALEADSLGTELSAVQNKVGYTVLPVGDMSHFGPHAFAKPVPIDPPICLTCSIVQSGDLPLTRAAEAVRDCLIKFIERRVGEIDMPGLEWIASD; encoded by the coding sequence ATGCAGTTTCGCCAGCTTCGATATTTCGTGAAAATCGTGGACGCCGGCAGCTTTTCTCGCGCTGCGTCGATCGTCCATGTCGCGCAGCCCGCCCTTAGTCAGCAAATCGCCGAATTGGAGGGGCGGCTGGGCGTCTCGCTGCTGCAAAGGAGCGCACGTGGCGTTCGACCGACTGCTGCGGGCGAGGTACTCTACGAGAAAGCCTCTGCCATTCTCCGCCGGCTCGACAGGCTCCCAAGCCTGGTTCAGTCCAGCGGAAGTGAGCCGGTCGGCCACGTCAACCTCGGCATTGCTTCATCCCTCGCCGCCAAGCTTGTCGCCGGGGTCGTCGAGGAGTGCCGCGCGAACCTTCCCAAGGTCGCGCTTCGAGTTTCTGATGGTGACAGCCTTTCTCTCGAGCAAAGGACTTCATCCGCCGCGCTCGAGCTCGCGATTGTCTATGAGGATGGACTGACTGCTCGTTTGACACGAATGCCACTTTTCAGGCAAAAGCTCTTTCTCATTTGCAGCGAGCCTTTGTCGGACAATCCGAGTGCAATATCGCTCGAGAAGCTTGCCGGACTACCCTTGGTGCTTCCGGCGCCGGGCAACGGCCGCCGCGACATCCTCGATCGGATGTTTGCCGACGCCAAGCTGCCCCTGAAGCTTGCGCTGGAGGCGGACTCACTCGGCACCGAATTGTCGGCGGTGCAGAACAAGGTCGGCTATACGGTCTTGCCGGTGGGCGATATGTCCCACTTCGGCCCTCACGCATTCGCCAAGCCGGTCCCGATCGATCCGCCGATATGTCTGACCTGTTCGATCGTACAATCCGGCGATCTTCCGCTTACGCGGGCCGCCGAAGCGGTCCGTGACTGTCTCATAAAGTTCATCGAACGTCGTGTCGGCGAAATCGATATGCCCGGCCTGGAGTGGATAGCGTCCGATTGA
- a CDS encoding DUF3300 domain-containing protein, with the protein MTNKTAMTMRRLAFCALPLSLVSSLATAPARAQDATVPAQIQSQTQTQASFSEAQIEQFVAPIALYPDPLLTQILMASTYPLEVVEAARWSRDNSTVNGPALQDAMQAQSWDPSVKALTAVPQTLEMMSDKLDWTQQLGDAFLAQQQDVLNAVQKLRAEAQAAGNLRSTPQQVVTTAPAPDGVAASAVQQPIVIEPVNPNVYYVPVYNPAVTYGAWDYPDYPPFYWSPPGFVASNVVSFVTGVAVGAAIWGGCNWRNHSVIINVNRYNIFNHTNINITNNTWVHNPAHRHDVPYPNARVAQRFDRANEAAARDALRDRANAQHDDFFKDLNNAEHGGVSSDRADTERTDAFRRTEGNAGDAERRIAPALPDRRDGAYGRDGGDGASESATPERREFAPRNDAGRRFMRSRVQTFRPERRAMGGRGVHGRGGGHHRL; encoded by the coding sequence ATGACCAACAAGACTGCAATGACAATGCGCAGGCTCGCTTTTTGCGCCTTGCCACTCTCACTCGTTTCAAGCCTCGCCACGGCGCCGGCTCGCGCACAAGACGCGACCGTTCCCGCTCAGATCCAGAGCCAAACCCAGACTCAAGCTTCATTTTCCGAAGCACAGATCGAGCAGTTCGTCGCCCCGATCGCGCTCTATCCGGATCCGCTCTTGACGCAGATCCTGATGGCTTCGACCTATCCGCTCGAGGTGGTCGAGGCGGCGCGCTGGTCGCGCGACAATTCCACGGTGAATGGCCCAGCCCTTCAGGATGCGATGCAGGCACAATCCTGGGACCCGAGCGTCAAGGCCCTCACCGCCGTGCCGCAGACACTCGAAATGATGAGCGACAAGCTAGACTGGACGCAGCAGCTCGGCGACGCCTTTCTCGCGCAGCAGCAGGACGTGCTCAACGCCGTGCAGAAGCTCCGTGCCGAGGCGCAAGCGGCGGGTAACCTGCGATCCACGCCGCAACAGGTCGTCACGACCGCACCGGCCCCTGATGGAGTCGCTGCTTCTGCTGTGCAGCAACCGATCGTGATCGAGCCCGTCAACCCCAACGTCTACTACGTCCCTGTCTATAATCCGGCGGTGACCTATGGTGCCTGGGATTATCCCGACTATCCGCCGTTCTACTGGTCGCCGCCCGGTTTCGTCGCCAGCAATGTCGTGTCGTTTGTCACGGGTGTTGCGGTAGGTGCTGCGATCTGGGGCGGGTGCAACTGGCGGAATCACAGCGTGATCATCAACGTCAACCGCTACAATATCTTCAACCATACCAACATCAACATCACCAACAATACCTGGGTCCACAACCCGGCGCATCGTCATGACGTCCCTTACCCGAACGCCCGCGTGGCGCAGCGTTTCGACCGCGCCAACGAGGCGGCGGCTCGCGATGCGCTTCGCGACCGTGCCAATGCCCAGCATGACGATTTCTTTAAGGATCTCAACAATGCCGAGCACGGCGGTGTGTCCAGCGACCGCGCCGACACCGAGCGTACAGACGCGTTCCGCCGAACGGAAGGCAATGCCGGGGATGCCGAGCGGAGAATAGCGCCGGCGCTCCCGGACAGGCGCGATGGCGCATACGGACGGGACGGCGGCGACGGGGCATCGGAAAGTGCGACGCCGGAACGTCGCGAGTTCGCGCCTCGCAACGATGCCGGGCGGCGATTCATGCGTTCCCGTGTCCAGACCTTCCGACCGGAGCGGCGCGCCATGGGCGGTCGCGGAGTTCACGGTCGAGGCGGCGGTCATCACAGGCTCTGA
- a CDS encoding DUF4403 family protein, translated as MHIISASCIRHRRIAFGRSARAGLATLGLMSLCSTAFAADKPPLAPDTVAPFTTDSRISATIEFSLRALASDIEEDIPRRLASIDERVSCVHRRVLFFRVNANCDVYGFVERSGSVSLYGRGDRVYGSVPIYGALEGQGANRFTSRIHGETEASATIEVEARPQLTRDWSLDLNFSDGFRWSEPPVLHVLGREIPLSNYAEPRIRTQLARVRERALAAARRLDLHDKAAKAWRDAFEPIELSNNPQVWLQLTPQSASFAGVRADSGMLRGSLELSGSAETVVGREPPAITPTELPSLGREVSEPGTFDVILPVRVGYDVLKDKIRQAVNAVAPVAGLSVQDVDVYPSSGKLVLGLRVAKASDTNADAGQWIYLTGGLQVDADGHAVRFSDLAADVNDEGLASLVNPLVAQLRDKMSVDYGVAYENLLNAANAKLNRPLEDGFRMEGHLSSAKLEKVYLPADGIVIALRASGDLTILYGM; from the coding sequence ATGCACATAATCTCTGCTTCATGCATCCGGCACCGCCGCATCGCCTTCGGGCGATCGGCTCGCGCAGGTCTCGCGACGCTGGGCCTTATGAGTCTCTGCTCGACTGCGTTCGCGGCGGATAAGCCGCCGCTGGCTCCCGACACCGTGGCGCCGTTCACGACCGACTCGCGAATCTCAGCGACCATCGAGTTCAGCTTGCGGGCGCTGGCGTCCGATATCGAGGAGGACATTCCGCGGCGGCTCGCGTCGATCGACGAGCGCGTGAGCTGCGTGCATCGCCGGGTACTCTTTTTCCGGGTCAACGCCAATTGCGATGTCTATGGCTTTGTCGAGCGTTCCGGATCAGTTTCGCTCTACGGCCGTGGTGACCGCGTCTATGGTTCAGTGCCCATCTATGGTGCGCTGGAAGGGCAGGGCGCCAATCGCTTCACTTCCCGCATTCATGGTGAGACCGAGGCCAGCGCCACCATCGAAGTCGAAGCGCGTCCGCAATTGACGCGCGACTGGTCGCTCGACCTGAATTTCAGCGACGGCTTTCGCTGGAGCGAGCCGCCCGTTCTGCATGTCCTCGGCCGGGAGATTCCGCTCTCTAACTATGCCGAGCCGCGGATCCGGACCCAGCTCGCTCGTGTGAGAGAGCGCGCGCTGGCTGCGGCGCGGCGGCTGGACTTGCACGACAAGGCCGCGAAGGCCTGGCGGGATGCCTTCGAGCCGATCGAGCTTTCGAACAATCCTCAGGTCTGGCTGCAACTAACACCGCAGAGCGCTTCCTTCGCCGGCGTGCGGGCCGATTCCGGAATGCTGCGGGGCTCGCTTGAGCTGTCCGGCTCCGCTGAAACCGTAGTCGGACGAGAACCGCCTGCGATAACGCCCACCGAATTGCCGTCGCTTGGCCGTGAAGTCAGCGAACCAGGGACGTTCGACGTCATCCTTCCCGTTCGCGTCGGTTATGACGTGCTGAAGGACAAGATCAGACAGGCTGTCAACGCCGTGGCACCTGTAGCAGGCTTGTCCGTCCAAGACGTGGACGTCTATCCATCGTCAGGAAAGCTCGTGCTCGGTCTCCGTGTCGCCAAGGCGTCCGACACGAATGCGGATGCCGGCCAGTGGATCTATCTGACTGGCGGGCTCCAGGTGGATGCTGATGGCCATGCCGTTCGCTTCTCCGACCTTGCTGCGGACGTGAATGACGAAGGACTGGCGTCGCTGGTCAATCCGCTGGTAGCGCAATTACGGGACAAGATGAGCGTTGACTATGGCGTTGCCTACGAGAACCTTCTCAATGCAGCCAATGCGAAACTGAACCGGCCACTTGAAGATGGCTTCCGCATGGAAGGACATCTCTCCTCAGCCAAATTGGAGAAGGTGTATCTCCCGGCCGACGGCATCGTCATCGCGCTTCGCGCCAGCGGCGATCTCACTATCCTGTACGGCATGTGA
- a CDS encoding MliC family protein, translating to MVRAVFRGLGQNGSVQLSFGGQGHFVKIAQAPSADGGRYAEGSTEFWIKGKAARLTRAGHTTECKTTDPRS from the coding sequence ATGGTCCGCGCGGTGTTTCGCGGTCTCGGGCAGAACGGCTCAGTTCAACTGAGCTTTGGTGGACAGGGTCATTTCGTCAAGATTGCGCAAGCGCCGTCGGCTGACGGAGGCAGGTACGCCGAAGGCAGCACGGAATTTTGGATCAAAGGAAAGGCAGCTCGACTGACACGAGCAGGCCATACGACGGAGTGCAAAACAACGGATCCAAGATCATGA
- a CDS encoding efflux RND transporter periplasmic adaptor subunit, with product MKVAQKAISWITAIIALGLAALSTIAPAEAQVGQARPPAVGVMEAVRRPITESNDFMGRIESPHRVSVVARVTAFLEKRYYIEGSEVKAGDLLYQLERGPFEADLAAKKAQVAQLQAMLTDARLTTDRARTLLGGPAGQQSTYDAALANQQSLEAQVQAAQAQVDLSRINLDYTEVRSPIDGQIGRTAVSEGNVVSPGSGALTTIVSQDPMYVTFPVSVREVLALRDRSVIGGGFKAVVIRIRLPDGRVYDQVGKLDFVNNTIAQNTDTIMLRGTIPNPVLKDKSGDPLTERELTDNEFVSVLLEGAEPVEVVAIPRSAVLSDQQGDYVFLLGADDKVEQRRIQLGQSTPTVASVTSGLSPGEKVIVEGLQRVRPGQSVSPGPASALVQSSMKSPVEGEMSRASNRGIRLKSVDLTP from the coding sequence ATGAAGGTTGCGCAAAAAGCAATCAGTTGGATCACCGCGATCATCGCGTTGGGACTGGCTGCCCTCAGTACGATCGCGCCAGCCGAGGCGCAAGTTGGCCAAGCGAGGCCCCCAGCCGTCGGGGTGATGGAGGCGGTCAGGCGGCCCATCACTGAGTCCAACGACTTTATGGGGCGTATCGAATCCCCGCACCGCGTCAGCGTGGTCGCGCGGGTCACCGCCTTTTTGGAGAAGCGATATTATATCGAAGGATCCGAAGTAAAGGCCGGCGACCTGCTGTATCAACTCGAGCGTGGTCCATTCGAGGCCGATCTGGCAGCGAAGAAAGCGCAGGTCGCGCAGCTGCAGGCGATGCTGACAGACGCTAGGCTGACAACCGATCGCGCCCGCACCCTGCTGGGCGGCCCGGCTGGCCAGCAGTCCACCTATGACGCCGCGCTCGCCAATCAGCAAAGCCTCGAAGCGCAGGTGCAGGCCGCGCAGGCCCAAGTCGACCTGTCGCGCATCAACCTCGACTATACGGAGGTCCGCTCGCCGATCGATGGCCAGATCGGCCGCACCGCGGTGAGCGAAGGCAATGTCGTCTCGCCAGGCTCGGGTGCGCTGACCACCATCGTAAGCCAGGACCCCATGTATGTGACCTTTCCCGTGTCGGTGCGAGAAGTGCTTGCCCTGCGGGATCGCTCTGTTATCGGCGGCGGCTTCAAGGCGGTTGTCATCCGGATCCGGCTGCCGGACGGTCGCGTATATGACCAGGTCGGAAAGCTGGATTTCGTCAACAACACGATCGCGCAGAACACCGATACCATCATGCTGCGCGGCACGATTCCCAACCCGGTCTTGAAGGACAAGTCGGGTGATCCTCTGACCGAGCGCGAGCTTACCGATAATGAATTCGTTTCTGTGCTGCTCGAGGGCGCGGAACCGGTCGAGGTGGTGGCGATCCCGCGTTCGGCAGTGCTGTCGGATCAGCAAGGTGACTATGTCTTTCTTCTCGGCGCCGACGACAAGGTGGAGCAGCGGCGGATCCAGCTCGGACAATCGACCCCCACCGTTGCATCGGTGACAAGCGGGCTTTCGCCTGGCGAGAAGGTGATCGTGGAGGGTCTGCAGCGGGTGCGGCCCGGCCAATCGGTTTCGCCGGGACCCGCGAGCGCATTAGTCCAATCCAGCATGAAGTCCCCTGTGGAAGGCGAAATGTCTCGGGCGAGCAACAGAGGAATTCGGCTGAAATCCGTGGATCTCACGCCATGA